A single window of Leptolyngbya ohadii IS1 DNA harbors:
- a CDS encoding sulfotransferase family 2 domain-containing protein: MRNFPAQYTLNDEDVLYFSHIPKTAGMTFRTIVEDQFDDREICPATLNAQVAKIPKDELKNYRLFRGHLGFINIPDLLPGKRVVNVTILREPIARVISHYDYIRRMPGDPHYEAVKDMTLAEFAQKLTAGKVGKNIQTYHVAKAMRFKLDDLTPEETLTLAKESLDSFAFVGLVERFQDSLFLLSYILGWKPILNSRKENAAKKKKSFDEIPAETLEIIKANSLLDLELFHYAQEIFEMRFNEMVQQLIAQFGNSSDQAENISSDRLKELLELHYEQRYRDRAVTPSPTLLYDFGQALRGVGWQRRECPPSGPPAYRWTGPGTLSTLDLPQIAVPQEDCLLEFRVIATQATAPDILESLSVSVNRHPVKLYPMHSDRGVKLIQAAVAPELLKSERPFTEIKFEVDRVTSLNAVNPLDPDTRLVGVALNYVQVFPQSAEKQYSAATQLFEDQAWQEAIDFLKQHVQPQETVVAPLAFRVMLNNPVLDYEAFLDGKPAEWVVLHKGVAAQISTILMKLLGRGLSPVFANEVFVVYSNHRGISTTSYVSKHVRPVYIDRVKKNVEHRLKTIYRQYAGKKR; encoded by the coding sequence ATGAGAAACTTTCCGGCACAGTACACCCTGAATGATGAGGATGTGTTGTATTTCTCCCACATCCCTAAAACCGCAGGCATGACCTTTCGGACGATCGTGGAAGACCAGTTCGACGATCGAGAAATCTGCCCCGCTACGCTCAATGCCCAGGTTGCCAAAATTCCGAAGGATGAACTGAAAAACTATCGCCTGTTTCGCGGACACCTGGGATTTATCAACATTCCCGATCTGCTGCCCGGCAAGCGAGTGGTCAACGTCACGATTCTGCGAGAGCCGATCGCCCGTGTGATTTCCCACTACGACTACATCCGCCGGATGCCGGGAGATCCGCACTACGAAGCGGTGAAGGATATGACCCTGGCGGAGTTTGCTCAGAAGTTGACTGCCGGAAAGGTTGGCAAAAATATCCAGACCTACCACGTCGCGAAGGCAATGCGGTTCAAGCTGGATGACCTGACTCCAGAAGAGACGCTGACGCTGGCAAAGGAAAGTTTGGATAGCTTTGCATTTGTTGGATTGGTGGAGCGATTTCAAGACTCGCTGTTTCTGCTGTCCTACATTCTGGGATGGAAGCCAATCCTCAACAGCCGCAAGGAAAACGCCGCCAAAAAGAAAAAGTCCTTTGACGAAATCCCGGCGGAAACGCTGGAAATCATCAAGGCAAATTCGCTGCTCGACCTGGAGCTGTTCCATTACGCCCAGGAAATTTTCGAGATGCGGTTTAACGAGATGGTGCAGCAGTTGATTGCCCAGTTCGGCAATTCCTCCGATCAAGCAGAGAATATTTCCAGCGATCGCCTCAAGGAACTTCTAGAACTGCACTACGAGCAGCGCTATCGCGATCGAGCCGTTACCCCTTCCCCCACTCTGCTCTACGATTTCGGTCAGGCTTTGCGCGGCGTGGGCTGGCAGCGGCGAGAATGTCCGCCTTCGGGTCCGCCTGCCTATCGGTGGACGGGGCCGGGCACGCTTTCCACCCTGGATTTGCCGCAAATCGCCGTTCCGCAGGAAGATTGTCTGCTGGAGTTTCGCGTGATTGCAACCCAGGCAACTGCCCCCGATATTCTAGAAAGCCTATCTGTTTCGGTGAATCGGCATCCGGTCAAGCTCTACCCGATGCACAGCGATCGCGGCGTGAAGCTGATCCAGGCGGCGGTGGCTCCCGAACTGCTGAAATCAGAAAGACCCTTTACCGAGATCAAGTTTGAGGTCGATCGCGTTACGTCCCTGAATGCGGTTAATCCCCTCGACCCCGATACGCGACTGGTGGGTGTGGCGTTGAACTACGTGCAGGTCTTTCCGCAAAGTGCCGAGAAGCAGTACAGTGCGGCGACTCAGTTGTTTGAAGATCAGGCTTGGCAGGAGGCGATCGATTTTCTAAAGCAGCACGTTCAGCCGCAGGAAACGGTGGTTGCGCCGCTGGCGTTCCGGGTGATGCTCAACAATCCGGTGCTGGACTACGAGGCATTTCTAGACGGCAAACCCGCAGAATGGGTCGTTCTGCATAAGGGCGTAGCGGCACAGATCAGCACGATTTTAATGAAGCTGCTCGGTCGCGGATTGTCTCCCGTTTTCGCCAACGAAGTGTTTGTGGTGTACTCGAATCATCGCGGCATTTCGACGACTAGCTATGTTTCTAAGCATGTTCGTCCGGTGTATATCGATCGGGTCAAGAAGAACGTGGAGCATAGGCTGAAGACGATTTATCGGCAGTACGCAGGGAAAAAGCGATAG
- a CDS encoding glutathione S-transferase family protein, translating into MLKLYGGARSRASIVQWYLEELGVPYEYVLLDMQAGQHKEPDFLAINPFGKVPAIEENGYRLWESGAILLYLSEKYDTAISTPEQRATIAQWVLFANATLGPGIFVEASREREMPRLLAPLNQIFEQQPFLLGEQFSAADVAVGSMLAYMPLMLKIGFEDYPGIADYLKRIAERPGFQKTLGGRKAA; encoded by the coding sequence ATGCTCAAACTTTACGGCGGAGCCAGAAGCCGCGCCTCGATCGTCCAGTGGTATTTGGAGGAATTGGGGGTTCCCTACGAGTACGTTCTGCTAGATATGCAGGCAGGACAGCACAAAGAACCGGACTTCCTGGCAATTAATCCGTTTGGCAAGGTTCCTGCGATCGAAGAAAACGGCTATCGGCTGTGGGAGTCCGGTGCAATTTTGCTCTATCTGTCTGAAAAGTACGACACCGCCATTTCAACGCCAGAGCAACGCGCCACGATCGCCCAATGGGTGCTGTTTGCCAATGCCACCCTGGGACCGGGAATTTTTGTGGAAGCAAGCCGTGAGCGGGAAATGCCGCGCCTTCTGGCACCCCTGAATCAAATCTTTGAGCAGCAGCCCTTCCTGCTAGGTGAGCAATTCTCTGCCGCCGATGTCGCAGTCGGCTCGATGCTGGCGTATATGCCGCTGATGCTCAAGATTGGCTTTGAGGACTATCCGGGAATTGCGGACTATCTCAAGCGCATCGCAGAACGTCCCGGTTTCCAAAAGACGCTCGGAGGTCGGAAGGCAGCATAG
- a CDS encoding ABC transporter ATP-binding protein, protein MKEPVITFYNVSKSYPLYRHIRGIKNFVFNMPKHLKTMQKEQYEALRDISFEVYEGENFGVIGNNGAGKSTTLGLIAGVLKPNRGRVIVRRRVSPLLALGAGFHPELSGRENIMLNGVLMGLTRREIREKEEEIIEFSELGEFINHPLRMYSTGMIARLGFSVVAHLDPEILLIDEVLGVGDIRFQRKCLEKMKTFQDSNVTMVLVTHSVASVINLCDRVMWIEDHEVKMVGDPEEVVTCYSKAAGVPLDLSAVNKAKL, encoded by the coding sequence ATGAAAGAGCCAGTTATTACTTTCTATAACGTCAGTAAGTCCTATCCGCTCTATCGGCATATTCGGGGTATCAAAAATTTCGTCTTCAATATGCCCAAGCATCTGAAAACGATGCAAAAGGAGCAGTATGAGGCGCTGCGAGACATTTCCTTTGAGGTGTACGAAGGCGAAAACTTCGGTGTAATTGGCAACAACGGAGCCGGAAAAAGTACGACACTGGGTTTGATTGCGGGTGTGCTAAAGCCGAATCGGGGACGGGTAATTGTGCGGCGGCGGGTATCTCCCCTACTGGCACTGGGGGCAGGCTTCCATCCTGAGCTGAGCGGGCGGGAGAATATCATGCTCAACGGCGTACTGATGGGGCTGACCCGTCGGGAAATCCGCGAAAAAGAAGAGGAAATTATCGAGTTTTCCGAGCTGGGTGAGTTTATTAACCATCCGCTGCGGATGTACTCCACCGGGATGATTGCCCGTTTGGGGTTCTCGGTTGTTGCCCATCTCGATCCGGAAATTTTGCTGATCGATGAAGTTCTGGGCGTGGGCGATATCCGCTTTCAAAGGAAATGTCTGGAGAAAATGAAAACCTTCCAGGACAGCAACGTGACAATGGTGCTAGTAACCCACTCTGTAGCTAGCGTCATCAACCTTTGCGATCGCGTCATGTGGATCGAGGATCACGAAGTCAAAATGGTTGGTGATCCGGAGGAAGTGGTGACTTGCTACTCTAAGGCAGCGGGTGTACCGCTTGACCTGAGCGCGGTGAATAAAGCGAAGCTGTAA
- a CDS encoding ABC transporter permease, whose protein sequence is MNGRIAKKWNRFRTLGYHRDWENYRDLLIVLVEKELKVRYGNKALGYVWSIANPLASALVYFVAFGILMRVNIPGYPVILLSGIFPWQWFGNVVSASPNVFVGNSSIIKKVNFPRNIVLLCTTLNHMIHYVISLPVLALFLIAFNHKPTLTWLWGIPLLLVIHFVMVYGIGLALASINLFFRDLERLTSIVLNFVFFLTPILYPLEQIPEHLRKYIWLNPAAPLIVSWRELFLYGKVEPMYILYSLLYAIAFFAIGQTIYRKLSWKFAELI, encoded by the coding sequence TTGAACGGTCGGATCGCAAAAAAATGGAATCGATTTCGGACGCTCGGCTATCACCGAGACTGGGAAAACTATCGGGATTTGCTGATTGTCCTGGTTGAGAAAGAACTAAAAGTCCGCTACGGCAATAAGGCGCTGGGCTATGTTTGGTCGATCGCCAATCCGCTTGCCTCGGCGCTGGTTTACTTTGTTGCTTTTGGCATTTTGATGCGGGTTAATATTCCCGGCTATCCGGTGATTCTGCTTTCAGGTATTTTTCCCTGGCAGTGGTTTGGTAATGTTGTGAGTGCTTCGCCAAACGTCTTCGTGGGAAACTCCAGCATTATCAAGAAGGTGAATTTCCCCCGCAACATCGTCCTGCTTTGCACCACGCTGAATCACATGATCCACTACGTGATTTCGCTCCCGGTGCTGGCTCTCTTCCTAATTGCCTTTAACCACAAGCCTACTCTGACGTGGCTTTGGGGCATTCCCCTCCTGCTGGTGATCCATTTTGTAATGGTGTACGGGATTGGGTTGGCACTTGCCTCGATTAATTTGTTTTTCCGCGACCTGGAACGGTTAACGAGTATTGTGCTGAACTTCGTCTTTTTCCTGACGCCCATTCTTTACCCGCTGGAGCAAATCCCCGAACATCTCCGCAAGTATATCTGGCTTAACCCTGCCGCGCCGCTGATTGTGAGCTGGCGTGAATTGTTCCTCTACGGCAAGGTGGAACCGATGTACATCCTTTATAGCCTGCTGTATGCGATCGCCTTCTTTGCGATCGGGCAGACCATTTACCGCAAGCTTTCCTGGAAATTTGCAGAACTGATATGA
- a CDS encoding glycosyltransferase family 4 protein produces the protein MSGVGEPHENSAQVVASLPFVGRKPTGLATYAINLTAELTLPGLTLLAPSALKQHTQPKQPCYEIPGGMSAEEGKAGHFRRLKWTQFQLPGIYRQLQSDLLFSLVPEAPIGTISRTKCQSIVMVHDLIPLRFPNWRSPLFHYARLYVPQVLKQADHILCNSQATAQDVCDFYGVPAHKITPVLLSHDSRHFCVPDASPEPISERPYFFYVGRHDPYKNLIRLIRAFSALPHRQEYDLLIAGSPDPRYTPLLKQQAIDKGVSEQVKFLDYVEYDQLPVLLNRSIALVYPSLWEGFGFPVLEAMACGAPVITSNLSSLPEVAGDAAILIDPYDEQALADAMAQVATDDQTRQDLRSAGLKRASEFSWAKTGQQTAEVLQRFI, from the coding sequence ATGAGCGGAGTCGGTGAGCCACACGAAAACTCAGCGCAAGTCGTTGCCAGTTTGCCTTTTGTCGGACGAAAGCCGACCGGACTCGCTACCTACGCGATTAACCTGACTGCTGAGCTAACCCTGCCCGGATTAACTTTGTTGGCTCCCTCAGCCCTGAAGCAGCACACTCAACCCAAGCAGCCCTGCTACGAAATTCCGGGGGGCATGAGTGCGGAGGAGGGCAAAGCGGGACATTTTCGTCGCCTGAAGTGGACGCAGTTTCAGCTTCCGGGAATTTATCGCCAGCTTCAATCCGATTTGCTGTTTTCTCTGGTGCCGGAGGCTCCGATCGGAACAATCTCCCGAACAAAGTGCCAATCGATCGTCATGGTTCACGATCTGATTCCGCTGCGCTTTCCCAACTGGCGATCGCCCCTGTTCCACTATGCGCGTCTTTATGTGCCGCAGGTTTTGAAGCAGGCGGATCATATTCTCTGCAATTCCCAGGCAACGGCTCAGGATGTCTGCGATTTTTATGGCGTTCCTGCCCACAAGATTACCCCTGTTCTGCTGTCCCACGATTCCCGTCACTTTTGCGTCCCTGATGCCTCCCCGGAGCCAATTTCTGAGCGTCCCTACTTCTTTTACGTTGGACGGCACGACCCCTATAAGAATTTGATACGACTGATTCGCGCCTTTTCTGCTTTACCCCACCGGCAAGAGTACGATTTGCTGATTGCAGGCTCCCCCGATCCGCGCTACACACCTCTCCTGAAACAGCAGGCGATCGACAAAGGCGTATCCGAGCAAGTGAAGTTTCTCGACTATGTGGAATACGATCAGCTTCCCGTGCTGCTCAATCGATCGATCGCCCTGGTCTATCCCAGCCTGTGGGAAGGGTTTGGGTTTCCCGTTCTAGAAGCGATGGCTTGTGGCGCTCCGGTGATCACGTCTAACTTGTCCTCCCTGCCCGAAGTTGCTGGCGATGCGGCGATTTTGATTGATCCGTATGACGAGCAGGCTTTAGCAGATGCAATGGCACAAGTGGCAACCGATGATCAGACGCGACAAGATTTGCGATCGGCAGGTTTAAAGCGAGCGAGCGAGTTTAGCTGGGCAAAAACAGGACAACAAACGGCAGAAGTGCTGCAAAGGTTTATCTAG